Proteins found in one Pseudomonadota bacterium genomic segment:
- a CDS encoding radical SAM protein: MMDCSCNENNKTTFLSVSKGMCRECGKLVEVRYISQNDQVFLERYCDEHGSSRALVAESLSWYLKAMRSPVATCAPDKTIAKQAECPYSCGPCSFHAQRCNLPVFSITNACNLRCPICFTYNRADRMYFMSPEEFDKHIDFVVESTGGVDLVNITGGEPTLHPELFKLLQRAKRPEIGRITMNTNGLEIAKNPQIAKRLAEMGIYVVISIDTLDQERSRLLHGKDIVAEKKKALEHLEKHDVQTTVLMVLVGGVNEDEIGDILDLSLKKDFIRSLTIQTMAYTGQGGGGFNPRRHIPVDGVERRISHATSGRIPVDNFVPLPTAHPLCYGVCYLLMDTEDNAISFTDLFDTETLVSHLSDGYLLKPSERLEDDLRATIDRLWSEGGNENKLAVLKTLLKKMYPAGKNYSVSERQRLAEKMIKTIYVHAHMDEDTYEIGRAIRCPDQVPVHAEQLVGACNYNLFYRMKDERFWKNK; encoded by the coding sequence ATGATGGATTGCTCATGCAATGAGAACAATAAAACCACTTTCCTTTCGGTTTCCAAGGGAATGTGTAGGGAATGCGGCAAACTCGTCGAGGTCCGCTATATATCACAAAACGATCAAGTGTTTCTGGAGAGATATTGCGATGAACACGGTTCATCCCGGGCCCTGGTTGCGGAAAGCTTATCGTGGTATTTAAAAGCCATGCGTTCCCCGGTGGCAACATGCGCACCGGACAAAACAATTGCCAAACAGGCGGAATGCCCATATTCCTGCGGGCCTTGCTCCTTTCATGCGCAACGCTGCAACCTGCCGGTCTTTTCCATAACCAATGCCTGCAATCTTCGCTGCCCGATCTGTTTTACATACAACCGCGCCGACCGCATGTATTTCATGTCTCCCGAAGAATTTGACAAACACATTGATTTTGTCGTCGAATCAACCGGAGGTGTCGATTTAGTTAACATCACCGGCGGCGAACCGACCTTGCATCCCGAGCTTTTTAAATTGCTGCAAAGGGCAAAACGCCCGGAAATCGGCAGGATTACAATGAACACCAATGGCCTCGAGATCGCAAAAAATCCTCAAATCGCCAAACGTCTTGCTGAAATGGGTATATATGTCGTCATTTCAATCGATACCTTGGATCAGGAGAGAAGCAGATTATTGCATGGCAAGGATATTGTCGCAGAAAAGAAAAAAGCCCTTGAGCATCTGGAAAAACACGATGTGCAGACCACCGTGCTCATGGTTCTGGTGGGCGGCGTCAATGAAGACGAAATCGGAGATATCCTGGATCTTTCCCTGAAAAAAGACTTTATCCGCAGCCTGACCATCCAGACCATGGCTTATACGGGGCAGGGTGGCGGCGGATTCAATCCCCGCCGGCACATTCCCGTTGATGGAGTTGAACGGCGAATAAGCCATGCCACAAGTGGTCGTATCCCCGTGGATAATTTCGTGCCCCTGCCCACGGCCCATCCTCTCTGCTACGGCGTATGTTATCTTCTGATGGATACGGAAGATAACGCCATTTCCTTCACCGACCTGTTCGACACCGAAACCCTGGTGTCGCATCTTTCAGACGGCTATTTATTAAAACCCTCGGAGCGTCTTGAAGACGACCTCAGAGCGACAATCGATCGACTATGGAGTGAAGGCGGTAATGAAAACAAACTTGCCGTGCTGAAAACCTTGCTCAAGAAAATGTATCCTGCCGGGAAAAATTATTCTGTAAGTGAACGGCAGCGTCTGGCTGAAAAGATGATTAAAACCATCTATGTTCATGCCCATATGGATGAAGACACCTATGAAATCGGCCGGGCGATCCGCTGTCCGGACCAGGTTCCCGTGCATGCTGAACAACTGGTTGGCGCCTGCAACTATAACCTGTTCTATCGGATGAAAGACGAGCGTTTCTGGAAAAATAAATGA
- a CDS encoding nitroreductase family protein, with the protein MIYDLMLKRRSVRRFTKRKPSKKALEMLIGAAALAPSASNKQPWRFHVVRNKDLIKAAAREVEKERRKVILMVIEDFRAQFAEYSKNFLAFEHAPALIVPTCRIFPLLSHLLDENEQSGYSGIINKIEYDSAVISTACAIQNILLMAEDMGLGACCMTGPLIATDALKKTLAIHEDWDIAALIAVGYADEAPPMPSRKPISSILKWHL; encoded by the coding sequence ATGATCTACGATCTCATGCTCAAACGTCGTTCCGTAAGGCGTTTCACAAAAAGAAAGCCGTCAAAAAAAGCCCTTGAGATGCTGATCGGCGCCGCCGCCCTGGCCCCTTCCGCTTCAAATAAACAGCCGTGGCGTTTTCATGTGGTCAGGAATAAGGACTTGATCAAGGCGGCTGCCCGGGAAGTTGAAAAAGAACGACGGAAAGTCATCTTAATGGTCATTGAGGATTTCAGAGCACAATTTGCAGAGTATTCAAAAAATTTCCTTGCCTTTGAACACGCCCCGGCGCTGATTGTCCCGACCTGTCGGATCTTTCCGCTCTTATCCCATCTTCTTGATGAAAATGAGCAGAGCGGCTATTCCGGCATAATCAATAAAATCGAATATGATTCAGCAGTTATAAGTACGGCATGCGCCATCCAGAATATCCTGCTGATGGCCGAAGATATGGGTTTGGGGGCCTGCTGCATGACCGGTCCGTTGATTGCGACAGATGCGTTGAAGAAAACTTTAGCCATTCATGAAGATTGGGATATTGCCGCACTTATCGCGGTTGGTTATGCTGATGAAGCGCCGCCGATGCCCTCCCGGAAACCCATATCATCAATACTTAAATGGCATTTATGA
- a CDS encoding beta-hydroxyacyl-ACP dehydratase, with product MRYFFIDRILEYKQGESAKAVKNITLSEDIFDDHFPDLPIYPGAYLIESAAQLGGFLVEMTVNKPEVISRAMMGQVDQAKFYRAAEPGDQLLLEACLENIMEDAAKICVHISCSGTKVARVFLTFILKRIDNLRIHEQRRSLYTLWTKHIEDFPEIL from the coding sequence ATGCGTTATTTTTTTATCGACCGTATACTTGAATACAAGCAAGGTGAAAGCGCCAAAGCGGTCAAAAACATCACGTTAAGCGAGGATATTTTTGACGATCATTTCCCGGATCTGCCGATTTATCCCGGTGCTTATCTCATTGAATCAGCAGCTCAACTGGGTGGTTTTCTGGTTGAAATGACCGTCAACAAACCTGAAGTCATAAGTCGGGCGATGATGGGGCAAGTGGATCAGGCCAAGTTTTACCGTGCCGCCGAACCCGGAGACCAGCTTCTGCTGGAAGCTTGTCTTGAAAATATCATGGAGGATGCGGCTAAAATATGTGTACATATTTCATGCTCCGGCACAAAAGTGGCACGGGTTTTTCTGACCTTTATCCTGAAGAGAATCGACAATCTCAGGATTCATGAACAACGGCGGAGTTTGTATACTTTATGGACAAAACATATAGAGGATTTTCCGGAGATCCTGTAG
- a CDS encoding DUF2892 domain-containing protein — MKKNIGGIERIIRITVGIVILSLAFWGPKTPWAYLGIIPVATGLTGWCPPYALFGISTCKVK; from the coding sequence ATGAAGAAAAATATCGGTGGCATTGAAAGAATTATCAGGATAACCGTGGGCATTGTTATACTTTCCCTTGCTTTCTGGGGGCCGAAAACACCCTGGGCCTATTTGGGAATAATTCCCGTGGCGACAGGTTTGACCGGCTGGTGTCCTCCTTATGCCTTGTTCGGTATTTCAACCTGCAAAGTGAAATGA
- a CDS encoding STAS/SEC14 domain-containing protein: protein MIFNNLDQNQSVFHVRPTGPLRKEDFDELAKTVDPFIEKTGGLAGLILEIANFPGWEDIGAAVRHFRFVRDHHKKIKKVAVVTDSPMGNAAEHLASHFVSAQIKHFSAGQLEEARLWIAS from the coding sequence ATGATTTTTAATAATTTAGACCAAAACCAATCGGTATTTCATGTCCGACCAACCGGTCCTTTACGCAAAGAAGATTTTGATGAGCTTGCTAAAACCGTTGATCCGTTCATTGAAAAGACCGGGGGGCTCGCCGGACTCATTCTTGAGATAGCAAATTTTCCAGGCTGGGAAGACATTGGTGCCGCAGTCCGACATTTCCGCTTTGTCAGGGATCATCACAAGAAGATCAAAAAAGTTGCTGTGGTCACTGATTCTCCAATGGGCAACGCCGCTGAACATCTTGCCTCCCACTTCGTCTCGGCCCAGATCAAACACTTTTCCGCAGGACAACTTGAAGAAGCAAGATTATGGATTGCTTCATGA
- a CDS encoding outer membrane lipoprotein-sorting protein, which produces MKNPYGAKVMSHKALFSAVLFFMLLFFAAPVQCADYSFGNILDIMRQRHESIRDYQCIYHSYTARGSKIRDQKFKYYFKKQKLIRMELLTGMYGGAVLIHNPEKHPGKIRVQAGNPLVLMLQKTFLGEYFDLDSEWVTDLRGNGIHESDWGWYIEIHRRLLSSGSGRYVGEKQLNGVSVLFYELFSEDPEKTFSVKREEVWIDPVSYFPVKYIQYDKDGVIIRQAITEDLAFDTGVDEDLLVFGKGK; this is translated from the coding sequence ATGAAAAATCCATACGGCGCGAAAGTCATGTCGCATAAAGCCCTGTTCTCTGCTGTTCTTTTCTTCATGCTACTCTTTTTTGCCGCCCCGGTACAATGTGCGGACTATTCCTTTGGGAATATCCTTGATATCATGCGGCAACGCCATGAAAGCATCCGGGATTACCAATGCATCTATCATTCCTATACGGCACGGGGCAGTAAGATCCGTGATCAGAAATTCAAATATTATTTTAAAAAACAGAAACTCATTCGAATGGAATTATTGACCGGGATGTATGGCGGTGCAGTTCTTATCCATAATCCCGAAAAACATCCGGGCAAGATCAGGGTCCAGGCCGGCAATCCCTTGGTGTTGATGCTCCAGAAGACATTTCTCGGCGAATACTTTGATCTGGATTCGGAATGGGTGACCGACCTGCGGGGTAACGGTATCCATGAATCCGATTGGGGATGGTACATTGAAATTCACCGCCGACTTCTTTCTTCCGGTTCAGGCCGCTATGTCGGAGAGAAACAGTTGAATGGGGTTTCCGTGCTGTTTTATGAGCTTTTTTCCGAAGATCCGGAGAAAACCTTTTCCGTGAAAAGAGAAGAAGTGTGGATAGATCCCGTGTCGTATTTCCCGGTTAAATATATTCAGTATGACAAGGATGGAGTAATTATCCGGCAGGCCATAACTGAAGACCTTGCTTTTGATACCGGGGTGGATGAAGACCTTTTGGTGTTTGGCAAGGGGAAATAA
- a CDS encoding radical SAM protein has product MKATRKKEHCHSATRALCNLCGALCDAKIVFSDDKVFLVKWCPDHGESRALVCSDVEWYLRSLSYVKPGTNPANRAINALGPCPGSCGLCPRHQQHTCVPILEITDQCNMKCPICLVAGRVSEELSPEQVNTIIDNLLRYEEKINMLTLSGGEPTCHPRFLEIVDLVLRPEIGLVSVSTNGLLLSQDDRLICELRDRGVVISLQFDGFSPEVYQKLRGNASLAEMKRKLVEKIISLGGQVSLTVTLARGVNEQELGEILDLFFAHDEILSIMIQPFADTCRAHREMPRECIDAVTIPEVVKLLAGASGGVIQEKDFTPLPCSHPGCFALTYLLKTAEGRFVSLPSILPAEDYLDMIKNQALMNTDWQSLAKIKDALYALWSSDGIVPDREAVLKTVRKILLELNAFDNNSSHRKTLDIGLKNIKSIFIHHFMDRATFDLSRAVKCCNHYPQADGRLLPACVRNNLM; this is encoded by the coding sequence ATGAAAGCGACCAGAAAAAAAGAACATTGCCATTCCGCAACAAGGGCGCTCTGCAACCTTTGTGGGGCCCTTTGTGATGCCAAGATCGTTTTTTCAGATGATAAGGTTTTTCTGGTGAAATGGTGCCCGGATCACGGAGAAAGCCGCGCTCTTGTCTGTTCGGATGTTGAATGGTATCTGCGCTCGCTGTCCTATGTTAAACCCGGCACAAACCCTGCAAACCGGGCAATAAACGCCCTTGGTCCGTGTCCCGGATCGTGCGGCCTTTGCCCCAGGCACCAGCAGCACACCTGTGTGCCGATACTGGAAATAACCGATCAATGCAACATGAAGTGCCCCATCTGTCTTGTGGCCGGTCGCGTCAGTGAAGAACTTTCTCCGGAACAGGTAAACACGATCATCGACAACCTGCTGCGTTATGAAGAAAAAATAAACATGCTTACCCTGAGCGGCGGCGAGCCAACCTGCCATCCCCGGTTTCTTGAGATTGTCGATCTTGTGTTGCGGCCGGAAATCGGCCTGGTGTCCGTGTCAACAAACGGCCTGCTTCTTTCCCAAGATGACCGGCTCATCTGCGAGTTGCGAGACCGTGGCGTGGTGATCTCCCTGCAATTTGACGGTTTTTCCCCGGAGGTCTATCAGAAACTACGCGGCAATGCTTCCTTGGCGGAAATGAAACGGAAGCTGGTGGAAAAAATCATTTCCCTCGGCGGGCAGGTTTCACTTACTGTCACCCTGGCCAGGGGAGTGAATGAACAGGAACTCGGGGAAATTCTCGATCTCTTTTTTGCCCATGACGAAATCTTAAGCATCATGATTCAACCTTTTGCCGATACCTGCCGGGCTCATCGTGAAATGCCACGGGAATGCATTGATGCGGTGACCATTCCCGAAGTTGTGAAATTGCTTGCCGGCGCTTCGGGCGGGGTCATACAGGAAAAGGATTTCACGCCGCTGCCCTGTTCCCATCCAGGTTGTTTTGCCTTGACTTATCTGCTTAAAACAGCCGAAGGCCGTTTCGTGTCGCTACCGTCGATTCTTCCAGCTGAAGATTATCTGGACATGATTAAAAATCAGGCATTGATGAATACGGACTGGCAATCGTTAGCCAAAATTAAAGATGCGCTCTATGCATTATGGTCATCGGACGGGATTGTGCCGGATCGGGAAGCGGTATTAAAAACAGTGCGGAAAATACTGCTGGAACTCAATGCGTTTGACAACAATTCCTCGCACCGGAAAACGCTCGATATCGGCCTCAAAAACATCAAATCAATTTTTATTCATCATTTCATGGATCGTGCCACCTTCGATCTTTCCAGGGCAGTCAAATGCTGCAACCATTATCCGCAGGCAGACGGGCGACTGCTCCCGGCCTGTGTCAGAAATAATCTTATGTAA
- a CDS encoding DUF3175 domain-containing protein, translated as MDKTDKDPNWSAKVTRGSDALDLEQGVFTWKDPERIARSLKHSADTSTRRRSKPFRSAMSMLVFYINRAGSNLDADQKQILEQAKIELRKLYGENL; from the coding sequence ATGGATAAAACAGATAAAGACCCCAACTGGTCCGCAAAAGTCACCAGGGGAAGCGATGCCCTTGATCTCGAGCAGGGAGTGTTTACCTGGAAAGATCCTGAAAGAATCGCCCGATCCCTGAAACACTCTGCAGACACCAGCACCCGCCGTAGGTCGAAACCATTCCGCTCCGCCATGTCCATGCTGGTTTTTTATATCAACCGCGCCGGGTCCAACCTTGACGCGGATCAGAAACAGATTCTGGAACAGGCTAAAATTGAACTGCGCAAACTGTATGGGGAAAACTTATAG
- a CDS encoding SDR family oxidoreductase: MLSGKKALITGGTGGIGAAICRVLSASGADVAFTYHTNSQGAQDLADELSAPDKPCLFDRIEADQAAQIDGFCREVEKQFGTIDILINNLGATQVMPFALMEEEDWDDMMRINLKSMFLFSRAVVPCMIRQRAGTILNVGSIAGHRLLEVPVHYATAKAGVTGFTISLAKELCRYSIRVNEIAPGLIQGGVGMNITAKQLEDFNKFCTMGRPGKPEEVAELACFLVSDKASYINAQSIFIDGGL, from the coding sequence ATGCTTTCAGGGAAAAAGGCTTTGATAACAGGCGGAACAGGTGGAATAGGTGCGGCAATCTGCAGGGTATTGTCCGCGTCAGGCGCAGATGTCGCCTTTACCTATCATACCAATAGCCAGGGGGCACAGGATCTGGCGGATGAACTCTCAGCCCCGGACAAACCCTGCCTGTTCGACCGGATCGAAGCGGATCAAGCGGCTCAGATTGATGGTTTCTGCCGTGAAGTTGAAAAGCAGTTCGGAACTATAGATATTCTGATTAATAATCTCGGCGCCACCCAGGTGATGCCTTTTGCACTTATGGAAGAGGAAGACTGGGACGACATGATGCGGATCAATCTGAAGAGCATGTTTTTGTTCAGCAGGGCCGTGGTGCCGTGCATGATCCGTCAGCGAGCCGGGACCATATTGAATGTCGGCTCCATCGCCGGCCACCGGCTTCTTGAGGTTCCTGTTCATTATGCAACCGCAAAGGCCGGGGTGACCGGTTTTACCATTTCTCTTGCCAAGGAGCTCTGCCGCTATTCAATCCGGGTAAACGAGATCGCACCCGGCCTGATCCAGGGCGGTGTCGGTATGAATATTACCGCAAAACAACTGGAGGATTTCAATAAATTCTGCACCATGGGAAGGCCTGGAAAACCAGAAGAAGTCGCAGAGCTTGCCTGCTTTCTGGTGTCTGACAAAGCCTCCTATATCAATGCCCAGAGCATTTTCATTGATGGCGGTTTATGA
- a CDS encoding beta-ketoacyl-[acyl-carrier-protein] synthase family protein yields the protein MTNRVVITGMGVVSPLGNDVNRFRDALLRGDSGIDTITLFPTAALESKIGGKCTLDNYQYKDRKIDFAVYAADAAMNNADQSGIPLQDSHEQDRCGLNIGVGLELFDMLDMVRFSRNQYRIPDEDKNDPCFLQTPGDLCASVLRKRFGFRTVPQIHVSACAAATDAIGNAFLAIRRGQRTMMLAGGTDSMLNPLGLAGFCKLQALSTRNDEPARASRPFDIGRDGFVLGEGAGILVLEDFEFARARQATVYAEIVGYGNAFDAYSVSDPHPEGRGACFAMQRAFEMACLDPVQISYINAHGTSTLKNDVMETRAVRKIFGKHAGTIPISSTKSMIGHLISAAGAVEVIAGIACARVGKVHPTINLDNPDPDCDLDYVAHQSRDHEVEYLLSNSFAFGGQNATLILRIPA from the coding sequence ATGACAAACAGGGTGGTGATAACCGGGATGGGGGTTGTGTCACCCCTCGGCAATGACGTGAATCGCTTCAGGGATGCCCTCCTGCGTGGGGATAGCGGCATAGATACCATAACGCTTTTCCCCACCGCGGCACTGGAATCAAAAATCGGCGGCAAATGCACCCTCGACAATTATCAGTATAAAGACAGAAAAATTGATTTTGCGGTTTACGCCGCTGATGCGGCAATGAATAACGCCGATCAATCGGGCATACCTCTTCAGGACTCCCATGAGCAGGATCGTTGCGGCCTCAACATCGGTGTGGGGCTTGAGCTTTTTGACATGCTTGACATGGTTCGATTCAGCAGAAATCAATACCGAATTCCTGATGAAGATAAAAATGATCCTTGTTTTCTCCAGACCCCGGGAGATTTATGCGCTTCGGTGTTGCGGAAACGATTCGGATTCCGAACAGTGCCGCAGATCCATGTGTCCGCCTGTGCCGCGGCAACCGATGCAATCGGCAATGCTTTTCTGGCAATCCGCCGGGGGCAAAGAACCATGATGCTTGCCGGGGGAACCGATTCGATGCTCAACCCCTTGGGGTTGGCCGGATTTTGCAAACTCCAGGCCCTTTCAACCCGTAATGACGAACCTGCACGGGCATCGAGACCGTTTGACATCGGCCGTGACGGCTTTGTCCTTGGTGAAGGCGCGGGCATCCTGGTTCTGGAAGATTTTGAGTTCGCCAGGGCTCGGCAGGCAACGGTTTATGCGGAGATTGTCGGATATGGAAATGCCTTTGATGCTTACTCGGTAAGTGATCCCCACCCTGAAGGACGCGGGGCGTGTTTTGCCATGCAAAGAGCGTTTGAAATGGCATGCCTTGATCCGGTGCAGATTTCGTATATCAATGCCCATGGTACTTCGACCCTTAAAAACGATGTCATGGAAACCAGGGCGGTCAGGAAAATATTCGGAAAACATGCCGGGACAATTCCGATCAGTTCGACAAAATCCATGATCGGCCATCTCATTTCAGCAGCAGGGGCAGTCGAAGTGATTGCAGGAATTGCATGTGCACGAGTCGGGAAGGTGCATCCGACGATAAATCTTGATAATCCTGATCCGGACTGCGATCTGGATTATGTGGCACATCAAAGCCGCGATCACGAGGTTGAATATTTACTGAGCAACTCATTTGCATTCGGAGGTCAGAACGCAACCCTGATCCTCCGCATTCCGGCATAA
- a CDS encoding acyl carrier protein, with amino-acid sequence MGISEQEIRKTIIDVVCRSLACDPEDIHSDSRLIIDLGMDSLDFVDVIFTLEKVFKAKVRDSELNKLLRPDKTAIAKMPAQLTDDEIRNLQHLIPALQKAAENGPVLRQNMFDYITIETLVRMVTAKLANQDSRDKKHETENRG; translated from the coding sequence ATGGGTATTTCAGAGCAGGAGATCCGGAAAACAATAATTGATGTAGTGTGCAGAAGCCTTGCGTGTGATCCTGAGGATATTCACTCGGATTCCCGGTTGATCATCGATCTTGGGATGGACTCCCTGGATTTTGTCGATGTTATTTTCACCTTAGAAAAGGTTTTTAAGGCAAAGGTGCGGGATTCTGAACTCAATAAACTCCTGCGGCCGGACAAAACCGCAATAGCGAAAATGCCCGCCCAATTAACCGATGATGAAATCAGAAATCTCCAACATCTCATCCCCGCCCTGCAAAAAGCAGCTGAAAATGGCCCGGTGTTGAGGCAGAACATGTTTGATTATATTACCATCGAAACACTTGTGCGGATGGTCACGGCGAAACTCGCCAATCAGGATTCCCGAGACAAAAAACATGAAACGGAAAATCGTGGATAA